A region of Larimichthys crocea isolate SSNF chromosome X, L_crocea_2.0, whole genome shotgun sequence DNA encodes the following proteins:
- the LOC104938968 gene encoding ladderlectin-like, with product MKTVLVLSILLCAAFAAPAEEQQKAPEEAPKEEMAAAPEMEDMMKKDEEVSVPVDSVPEAAAPESRFNFCPDGWFSYNSRCFKFVNSATSWYSAEEHCNSLGAHLASATNPREYSFLQQMTQTAGQSFAWLGGFNLQGRWMWIDREGFYYTNWYSQSSTSSYPCIYLRSTTGWSNSQCSSAHRFICSKNPFNC from the exons ATGAAGACTGTCCTGGTCCTCTCcattctcctctgtgctgcatttgCAG ctccagctgaAGAACAGCAAAAGGCTCCAGAGGAGGCTCCCAAAGAAGAGATGGCTGCTGCTCCTG AGATGGAGGACATGATGAAGAAAGATGAGGAAGTATCTGTGCCAGTAGATTCTGTTCCTGAGGCAGCAGCACCTGAAT ctCGTTTTAACTTCTGTCCAGACGGGTGGTTCAGCTACAACTCTCGCTGCTTCAAGTTCGTCAATTCTGCCACGTCCTGGTACAGTGCTGAG GAGCATTGCAACAGCCTGGGTGCCCACCTGGCCTCAGCCACCAACCCCAGAGAATACAGCTTCCTCCAGCAGATGACACAGACAGCCGGTCAGAGCTTTGCATGGCTGGGAGGCTTCAACCTGCAG GGCCGGTGGATGTGGATTGACCGTGAGGGTTTCTATTACACTAACTGGTACTCCCAGTCCTCCACCAGCAGCTACCCCTGCATCTACTTACGCTCCACCA CTGGATGGAGTAACTCCCAATGTAGCTCTGCTCACCGCTTCATCTGCTCCAAGAACCCGTTCAACTGTTAA